One Nocardioidaceae bacterium SCSIO 66511 genomic window carries:
- a CDS encoding Gfo/Idh/MocA family oxidoreductase — protein MSAGRPVSELGIGMVGYAFMGAAHSHAWRTAPEFFELPARPRLRALAGRNVDAAQATADRFEWESVTPRWQDLLERDDIDLIDICTPGDTHAEIAIAALEAGKHVLCEKPLANTVEEAVRMAKAAETAAETSGARAMVGFTYRRTPAVAYARQLVADGRIGEIRHIRAQYLQDWLSDENSPLTWRLDKSKAGSGALGDIGAHIVDLAQFVSGDKVARVNGMLETFVTTRPIEGEASGIGGIGSADTQRGPVTVDDAVAFLARFETGAFATFEATRYANGRRNGLRLEINGTKGSLAFDFEDMNVLNFYDATQPSSEQGFRRIVVTQPEHPYLEAWWPPGHGLGYEHGFTHQVVDLVTDLAAGRQPRPSFADGLRVQQVLSAVECSAADGGWKAVAE, from the coding sequence ATGAGTGCAGGACGACCAGTGTCAGAGCTGGGCATCGGGATGGTCGGGTACGCGTTCATGGGCGCCGCCCATTCGCACGCCTGGCGTACGGCGCCGGAGTTCTTCGAGCTACCGGCTCGACCGCGGCTGCGGGCACTCGCCGGGCGAAACGTCGATGCGGCGCAGGCGACGGCCGACCGGTTCGAATGGGAGTCCGTGACGCCGAGGTGGCAGGACCTCCTCGAGCGCGACGACATCGACCTGATCGACATCTGTACGCCCGGCGACACCCATGCGGAGATTGCGATCGCCGCACTGGAGGCCGGTAAGCACGTGCTGTGCGAGAAGCCGTTGGCGAACACGGTCGAGGAAGCGGTTCGGATGGCGAAGGCCGCCGAAACCGCTGCCGAGACCTCCGGCGCGCGAGCGATGGTCGGCTTCACGTACCGGCGTACGCCCGCGGTCGCGTACGCGCGGCAGCTGGTCGCCGACGGACGGATCGGCGAGATCCGCCACATCCGTGCGCAGTACCTGCAGGACTGGCTGTCCGACGAGAACTCCCCGCTCACCTGGCGGCTCGACAAGTCGAAGGCGGGCTCCGGCGCGCTCGGCGACATCGGGGCACATATCGTCGATCTGGCGCAGTTCGTGTCGGGTGACAAGGTCGCGCGGGTCAACGGCATGCTCGAGACGTTCGTGACCACGAGGCCGATCGAGGGCGAGGCGTCGGGCATCGGCGGCATCGGATCCGCAGACACACAGCGTGGGCCGGTCACCGTCGACGATGCGGTCGCGTTCCTGGCTCGCTTCGAGACCGGAGCGTTCGCGACGTTCGAGGCGACCCGCTACGCCAATGGACGGCGTAACGGTCTTCGGCTCGAGATCAACGGTACGAAGGGCTCACTCGCCTTCGACTTCGAGGACATGAACGTCCTGAACTTCTACGACGCTACGCAGCCAAGTAGTGAACAGGGCTTCAGACGCATCGTCGTCACCCAGCCCGAGCACCCGTACCTGGAGGCCTGGTGGCCGCCCGGGCACGGCCTCGGGTACGAACACGGCTTCACCCACCAGGTCGTCGATCTCGTCACCGATCTGGCGGCGGGCCGTCAGCCGCGGCCGTCGTTCGCCGACGGTCTACGTGTCCAGCAGGTTCTCTCGGCCGTCGAATGCAGCGCTGCAGACGGCGGCTGGAAGGCGGTCGCCGAATAG